The genomic region ATCCCCGAGCGCGATCGGTCGTTCTACCCCGGCTTCACCGAGTGGGACCTGGTCTACGACTCGGCGCCGCGGTTCGAGGGCCACGTCCAGCCGCGGCTGCCGCTGTGGGGGCGCTACGACGATCGCGATCCGGTCGCGGTCGAGCGGCGGATCACGCTGTGCCGCGACCACGGCGTCGACGGCTGGGTCTACGGCTTCTTCTGGTGCCGCGGCAAGCGGGTGTTCCAGGACGCGCTCGACCTGGGGTTCCTGGGCGCACCGTCGGGCGGCGCCTACCCGTTCGCGCTGATGTGGGCCAACCGGATGCCGCGGCGGGTGCTGCCGGTGCGGCGCACCGACACGCCGGTGATCGAGGCCGATCGGCTGGTGCCGGCCGACGTCGACGACTTCGTCGCGTTCGTGCGCTACGTCGCCGAGCGCTACTTCGTGCGCGCCAACTACGTGCGCGTCGACGGGCGCGCGTACTTCTCGATCTTCGACGCGACCCACTTCGTCAAGGAGCTGGGCGTCGACGGCGCGCGCCTGGCGATCGCGCGGGCCCGGGCCATGCTCGCCGGCGCCGGGCTGCCGCCGATGTACCTGACCGCGATCGAGCCCAGCGCCGAGGTCATCGGCGCGGTCGCGGGCATCGGGTTCGACGCGGTCACCAACTACGTGTTCCTGCCCGACTGGAAGGGCGAGTTCCTGCAGGACTACGACGCGCGGGTGGCGATCCGCGCCGCCGAGTGGCCGACGATCGCCGCCCGGGCCGCGCTGCCGTACCACCCGGCGGTGACGCCCGGCTGGGACGCGTCGCCGCGGGGCGCCGACTTCGGGCCGGCGCGGCCCGACAAGTACCCGTGGGCGCCGGTCGTCGTCGGCGAGCACCCCGAGCGGTTCCGCGCGGCGGTGGCGCGGGCGGCGGCGTACGCGCGACGCACCGGGCGCCCGGCCGACGCGCAGCTGGTGTTCGTGGCGTCGCTCAACGAGTGGAGCGAGGGTCACTACCTCGAGCCCGACACCCGGTTCGGCACCGGGTGGATCGAGGCGGTGCGGGACGGGCGCGCGTGAAGGTCGAGCCCACCGCGCTCGCCGGCGTGCTCGTGCTCGAGCGCGCGGTCCACGCCGACGAGCGCGGCTGGTTGACCGAGCTGCACCGGGTCGAGCACCTCGCCGCGCTCGGCGTGCCGCCGTTCGTGCAGGAGAACCTGTCGGCGTCGCGGCGCGGCGTGGTGCGCGGGCTGCACTTCCAGCGCGCGATGCCTCAGGGCAAGCTGATCACCGTCGTCCACGGGGCGATCTACGACGTCGCGGTCGATCTGCGGCCCGACGAGCCGACGCTCGGCCGCTGGGTCGCGCTCGAGCTGACGGCGGCGGCGCCGCGGTCGCTGTGGATTCCGCCCGGGTGTGCCCACGGCTTCCAGGCGGCGACCGACGAGGCCGTGGTGCTGTACCAGCTCACCGCGCCGTACGCGGCCGCCGACGAGGGCGCGATCCGCTGGGACGATCCGACGCTGGCGATCCCGTGGCCGATCGCCCCGGCGATCGTGTCGGCGCGCGATCGCGCGGCGCCGGCGTGGCGCGCGCGCTGAGGCCCAGAGGGTCGCGCGCCTGGTCGCCTGGTCCACGCGGGCGTCGGGCGCGCCGCGCTCGGCGGCCTGGCCAGGGCCGGGTCGGTAGATCTAGGGGCACGCCCCGACTGGACCCCTACCTGAGACCACCTGAGACGGCACGCCAGGGCACGGTGCCTGACCGAAGATGCCGTCAAGCTTCGAGGACCACGTGCCGGGCGGTCACGGCAGGTTGCACGGGCCCGGGAACGGCGTCGTGAGGGCGCGGCGCCAGCGCACGCGGCCGCCGGACTCGCCGACCAGCTCGCGCGGCCCGTTCATCGTCGGCGCGGCCGCACCGGGCGGGTCGACGCGGACGGTCCAGCCCGCGGCGCGATAGCTGGCCGGGGGCGGGGTCAGGCCCGGGCGGACGAGCTGGCTGCCGCCGACCGCGCGCGCCGTGCAGCCATCGGCGGCGAGCGTGACGGTGAACGGCGTCGGCCCAGGCCGCCGCTCGCCCGGGTCGCGGTCGATGCCCGACGGCGCCTCCAGGAAGAACGCCGAGCCGTGGAGGCCGAAGTCGTCCTGGCGCCAGTCGACGCGGTCGCCGGCGCTCTCGGGCGGCGGCGCGCACTGATAACGGACGGCGCCGTCGGCGCGGCGCAGGACCGCCACGGCGCTGCCGCTGGTCACGACCAGGTCACCGTCGGCGAGCTGGCCGATCACCTCGCGCCAGGCCGGCGCCGACCAGCGCGCCTGCCCGGTCTTGACGTCGATGCCCTCGACGTGGGTGACCTGGCGGTAGCCGCAGATGCCCTCGAAGCGATCGAGCCAGGTCCACGGCACGACGCCGCCGTCGGCGGTGAGCGGCTCGACCCGCAGGGGGGCGCCGGTCGTGGCGGCGGTGGTGGTGGTGGTGGTGGTGGTGGTGGTGGTGGTCGCCGCGCCGTCGTCGAGCGTGTTGGCGTCCGGCGTGCCGGCGTCGGTCGTGGTGGTCGTGGTGGCCGCGGTGGTCGCGGTGGTCGCGGTGGTCGCGGTGGTCGCGGTCGCGGCGCGGGGGCGCGACGGCGCGGGGGCGGCGCAGGCGGTGACGGTCACGGTGACGAGTGCGGACAGGCGCTTCAGCATGGGGCCTCGCAGACGGCTCCGACTGTAACGCGCGGCCACGGCCGCGGCGCTACTCGACCCGGCGATCGCCGCCGTGGTACGCGAGCGGCGTGACGATCGTCATCGTCGGTGGCAGCGGGCAGCTCGGGCGCGCGCTGATGCGGTCCGGCGCGGCGGTCGGGCGGCCGATGGTCGGGCTCGACCGAGCGGCCCTCGACGTCACCGATCCCGACGAGATCGCGGCGGCGCTCGACGCCTACGCCCCGACCGCGGTGGTGAACGCGGCGGCCTACACCGCGGTCGATCGCGCCGAGGTCGACCGCCTGGCGGCGTTCGCGGTCAACGCGACCGGCGCCGGGCTGCTGGCGCGCGCGTGCGCGGCGCGCGGCGTGCGGCTGGTACACGTGTCGACTGATCACGTGTTCGACGGTCGCGCCGGGCGGCCGTACCGCGAGGACGATCCCGTGGCGCCGGTGAACGTCTACGGGGCCAGCAAGGCCGCGGGCGAGCGGGCGGTGCTGGCGGCCGGGGGCACGGTCGTGCGGACCTCGTGGTTGTTCGCGCCCGACGGCTGGGGCTTCGTGCCGGCGATCGTGCGGGCCGCGGTCGCGACGGCGCCGATCCGCGCCATCGCCGATCGCCACGGTCGGCCGACCTGCGTCGACGACCTCGCGCCGGCGCTCGTGGCGCTGCTCGACGCGCCGGCCGGCGTCTACCACTACGCCGGCGCCGGGGTGACCACCTGGCACGGCCTGGCGTGTGCGATCGTCGAGGCGCTCGGCGCGGACGCGACCGTCGAGCCGATCGCCGCCGCGGCGTGGCCGGCGCAGGCGCCCCGACCGGTGGCGGCGGTGCTCGACACCGCGCGGGTCGAGGCGCTGAGCGTGCCCGTGCCGTCGTGGCGCCCCGGCCTGGCGCGCGCAGTGGCCGCGCTGCGGGCCCGGGCCAGCGCGGAGTAGGGGCGGCCCATCGAGGCACGGCGGCGGTCAGGTCGCGGGAGCGAGCTTGCGCCGGCGCGTCGCGGTGCGGACCGGCGGTGCCAATGGCGCGCTCGGTGGGACCGTGGTGCGTCGATCCTCGCTGCGCGCGCGCCTGGGGCGGACCGCGGGGCCAGCGCCGGGCCCTCGTCGCGGACCCGGGCGCTGGCGGCGGCGTCGCCGGCCGACGCCAGCTTGAGCGCCACGCCGCGTCGGGTGACGTCGGTCCCGCTGGCGGGGGGCGAGATCGCGACCATCGCCGCTGACGCTGCGCGTGATGGCGGGCGCGGGCGTGGCTCGCGTAGGATGTGTGCGTGGAGCGCTTCGACGTGATCATCCTCGGCGGAGGCCTGCTCGGGTCGGCCACCGCCATGCACCTGGCCCAGCGCGGCGTGACGTCGATCGCCGTGCTCGACGTCGATCTCGGCGGGCGCTACTCGAGCTCCGAGCTCAACGCCGGTGGCGTGCGCGCGACCTGGCGCTCGGAGATGAACGTGGCCCTGGCGCTGCCGTCGATCGAGTTCTTCGAGAGCGTCAAGGACGAGATCGGCTTCGATCAGAAGGGCTACCTGTGGATGTACGACGAGGCGCACTGGCCGGCCGCGCTCGAGGCGATGGCGTGGCAGAACCAGCGCCACGGCCTGGGCGTGCGCGCGCTGACGCCCGACCAGATCACCGCGCACTGCCCGCACCTCGACACGCTCGACGGCGTCGCCGGAGCGACGTTCTCGCCGCGCGACGGCCTGCTGAACCCGAACCTGGTCAAGGAGCTGTACCGGCAGGAGGCGCGGCGGCTGTGTGGCGGCGGGCTGCGGCTCGACAACTACGCGTACGTCGCGGCGGTCGACCTCGATCCCGACAAGGTCCTGGTGCGCGTGCTGAAGTTCCAGGAGTTCTCGCCGGCCGGCGACGCCGCGATCAAGGCGATCCTGTGTGACGCGATGCCGCCCGACGACGCGGCGGTGGTGAACTACGTCGGCGACGTCGTGATCAACTGCACCGGCGCCTGGGCCCGGCGGGTCGCGCCGCTGTACGGGCACGCGGTGCCGGTGCGGCCGGTGCGGCGCCAGATCGCGATCGCGCACGCGCCCGAGGTCGACCTGCGCCCGTACGGGATGTTCGTCGATCCCAGCGGCGTGTACTTCCATCGCGAGTCGACGCACATCCTCGCCGGGTGGGCCGATCCGGCGGAGCCGTCCGAGTACACGTTCAACTACGACGGCGCCGAGTGGTTCGAGGAGCGCATCTGGCCGGCCCTGGCCGCGCGCATGTCCGGGTGCGCGCGCATGCGCCACCGGTCCGGCTGGAGCGGGCTGTACGAGTACACGCCCGACCTGTGCGGCATCATCGGCTTCGCGCCCGGCCACGATCGCGTCATCGAGGCGTTCGGCTTCACCGGCCGCGGCGCCATGCAGTCCTGGGCCGCCGGCCGCGCCGCCGCCGAGCTCGCCACCGCGCGCCGCTTCGAGACCGTCGACTGCACGCCGCTCCGGCCCACCCGCTTCGCCGAGGGCCAGCTCGTCAAGGAGAGCCTGCTGATCTGACCCTGCACCTCTCCGGGGTTGCTTTCTTGGCCCGGCGGCGGCGCTCCGCGACTTCGCGGCGCGTCCGTCGCGCTGAGCCGGCACCGGAGCGCGCGGGGCGGGTGGACCCGGCGCAGCGTCGCGGGCGCTACTTGCCGAGCTTGCGCTTGAGGGCGGCGAGCTCGGCGTCGATGGCGGCGTCGCGCTGCGCGGCGGCGGCGTCGCGCTGCGCGGCCTCGGCCTGGAGGCTGGCGAGGAGGTCGCGCGGCGGCGCCGGCCGCGGGATGGGCGTGCCGGTGCGCGAGGTGGGCAGCGGCGCGGGCTGCGGGACGGTGCGCGACCTGGGCGGCGCGGGCCGGGAGACGGACGCGCCGGTGCGCGGCGTGGGCGGCGGCGCGGCGGCGGCGTCGTCACGGTCGCGGAGGTCGAAGACCTCGCCGCAGGCGCCGCACCGGAACGCTTGATCGGTGGCGGCGGCGACGTCGACGAAGAACGCCCCGGCCGAGGTGGTCACGGCGACCTCGTGGAAGCGGGCGTGGACGTCGCACGCGGGGCAGCGCTCATCGAACGTGCGCCCGCCCGCGACCGCCTGGGTCCGGGTCTTGCCGTGGAACAGGAACCACATGCGGCGAGCGTACCGGAACCAGCGGCGAGCGGACCGGAACGAACGCGGCCGCGGTCACATCCGCTTGCGGCGCGGGGCGGCGCGCGGGATGAACGATGGCGTGCCGCGCCCGCTCCTGATCTTCATCGCCGTCGCGGTCGCCTGTCACCGCGGCTCCGCGCCGCCGCCGGTGGTCGCGCCGCCGCCGCCCGCGGTCGACGACGGCCCCGGCACGGTGATCGCGCCCGAGCCGCAGCGCACCGGCGACGCGGCCCGCGGCTGGACCCAGCTGACCAGCGCCAACTACGTCGGCTGCGGCGTCCCGCGCGCGCTGTTCGATCGCTTCGCCGGGGCGACGCCTGCGTGGCTGCGCCTGCCGGGCCGCACCGGCGCCGGCGCCGACCTGCCGTACGCGATGAACGAGGTCACCGGCGCTGGCGGCCGCGCGCTGGTCACGCCCAGCTGTCTGGCCTGCCACGCCGCGTACCTGCGCGGCGAGCTGGTGGTCGGCCTCGGCGATCCCCGCGCGAACTTCACCGGCGACACCAGCGGCCTCGGCCTCGCCGGCATGCTCATCACCGATCCCGCGGACCGCGCCGAGTGGAACAAGCTCTACGGCCGCTTTGCGCTCATCGCGCCCGCGATGCGCACGACGACCGTCGGCGCCAACCCCGCCGACCACATCGCGGCCGCGCTGTTCGCGCACCGCGACCCGAAAACACTGGCCTGGTCCGACGAGCCACGCCTGCCGATGCCCGACGCGCCGACGCCCGTGGACGTGCCGGCGTGGTGGCTGCTCAAGCGGAAGACGGCCATGTTCCACACCGGCGCCGGGCGCGGCGATCAGGCCCGCATCATGATGACCGCGTCGGTGCTGTGCGTCGACGACGTCGCGACCGCCCGCGCGATCGACGCCTGGTTCCCCGACATCCGCGCGTTCGTGACCAGCCTCGAGGCGCCGCGCTTCCCGGCGCCGGTCGACGCCGCCGAGGCCGCGCGCGGCCGCGTCGTGTTCGAGGACCGCTGCGCGCGCTGCCACGGCACCTACGGCCCCGACGGTGTCTACGCGACCCGCGTCGTCAGCGTCGCCGAGGTCGGCACCGACCCCGCGGTGGCCAGCCACGTCGGTCAGTTCGCGACCCCGTTCGTGGCCTGGTTCAACAGCTCCTTCTACGGCGAGCTGGCGCGGCTCGAGCCCGGCGACGGCTACGTCGCGCCGCCGCTCGACGGCGTCTGGGCGACCGCGCCGTACTTCCACAACGGCAGCGTCCCGACCCTGACCGCGGTCCTCGACAGCGCGCAGCGCCTGCCCCGCTTCACCATCGCCCGGGGCCGCGACGACTACGACCTCGCGCTGGTCGGCTGGCGCAGCACCGCGGTCGACGGCGCCACGTCGATCGACCCGACGTGGATCTGGGACACCGCGCGACCCGGCCACGGCAACGGCGGTCACACCTTCGGCGACGCGCCCCCCCCCCCCACCACCTTCGGCGACGCCGCTCGCGCCCGGCCAGCACGGTCGCGGTGGTCAGGATGGTGGC from Myxococcales bacterium harbors:
- the rfbD gene encoding dTDP-4-dehydrorhamnose reductase, whose translation is MTIVIVGGSGQLGRALMRSGAAVGRPMVGLDRAALDVTDPDEIAAALDAYAPTAVVNAAAYTAVDRAEVDRLAAFAVNATGAGLLARACAARGVRLVHVSTDHVFDGRAGRPYREDDPVAPVNVYGASKAAGERAVLAAGGTVVRTSWLFAPDGWGFVPAIVRAAVATAPIRAIADRHGRPTCVDDLAPALVALLDAPAGVYHYAGAGVTTWHGLACAIVEALGADATVEPIAAAAWPAQAPRPVAAVLDTARVEALSVPVPSWRPGLARAVAALRARASAE
- the rfbC gene encoding dTDP-4-dehydrorhamnose 3,5-epimerase, with translation MKVEPTALAGVLVLERAVHADERGWLTELHRVEHLAALGVPPFVQENLSASRRGVVRGLHFQRAMPQGKLITVVHGAIYDVAVDLRPDEPTLGRWVALELTAAAPRSLWIPPGCAHGFQAATDEAVVLYQLTAPYAAADEGAIRWDDPTLAIPWPIAPAIVSARDRAAPAWRAR
- a CDS encoding glycoside hydrolase family 99-like domain-containing protein, which codes for MRVLAYVYPGWHPIPERDRSFYPGFTEWDLVYDSAPRFEGHVQPRLPLWGRYDDRDPVAVERRITLCRDHGVDGWVYGFFWCRGKRVFQDALDLGFLGAPSGGAYPFALMWANRMPRRVLPVRRTDTPVIEADRLVPADVDDFVAFVRYVAERYFVRANYVRVDGRAYFSIFDATHFVKELGVDGARLAIARARAMLAGAGLPPMYLTAIEPSAEVIGAVAGIGFDAVTNYVFLPDWKGEFLQDYDARVAIRAAEWPTIAARAALPYHPAVTPGWDASPRGADFGPARPDKYPWAPVVVGEHPERFRAAVARAAAYARRTGRPADAQLVFVASLNEWSEGHYLEPDTRFGTGWIEAVRDGRA
- a CDS encoding FAD-binding oxidoreductase, translating into MERFDVIILGGGLLGSATAMHLAQRGVTSIAVLDVDLGGRYSSSELNAGGVRATWRSEMNVALALPSIEFFESVKDEIGFDQKGYLWMYDEAHWPAALEAMAWQNQRHGLGVRALTPDQITAHCPHLDTLDGVAGATFSPRDGLLNPNLVKELYRQEARRLCGGGLRLDNYAYVAAVDLDPDKVLVRVLKFQEFSPAGDAAIKAILCDAMPPDDAAVVNYVGDVVINCTGAWARRVAPLYGHAVPVRPVRRQIAIAHAPEVDLRPYGMFVDPSGVYFHRESTHILAGWADPAEPSEYTFNYDGAEWFEERIWPALAARMSGCARMRHRSGWSGLYEYTPDLCGIIGFAPGHDRVIEAFGFTGRGAMQSWAAGRAAAELATARRFETVDCTPLRPTRFAEGQLVKESLLI